DNA from Deltaproteobacteria bacterium:
AGCTTTACGCCATATGCGCAAAGCTCAAATTGACGATACCAACTCTGACTCTTCAGATGACGATTTAGGAGCACTCGAATATCTAAGCACTCATCCTGATACTAATGATCGTATTCAAAATGCCGAAGCCGCTTCTGTAGCATGGTCTGGTAATGCACAACCTATTAAAATAGACTGGAAGCGTTTTCGTTCCCGTTTTCGGATATTTCGTTAATACACAGTTGCAAATGCTTCCCTTAGCTGACAATCTTGCAATGGGCACAGCATGGTTTACTTTTACTAAAATGCTATGCTAAAGGGGCCAACAGCTTGCGCGCGTGGCGGAATTGGCAGACGCGCTGGACTTAGGATCCAGTGGGCAACCCCCGTGAGAGTTCGACTCTCTCCGCGCGCACCAAAAAAATCTATTTTGCATATTATTAAAAGCAGTTATTGACTTCTCTGTCATTGATGGTGTTCGCTACGAGTGATGAATCCGAAAGTGACACGTCAGCATCCGCGTATCACCGCGCCTGTAAAAATATTTGATTTAAGCACTACTCCACCTAGTAAGATGTATTCAAAGAATATTGGTCTTGGTGGTTTGATGTTACAAACAAATCATCGTAAACCCGTAGGTAGTTTATTCGATATAGTTATTGAACATAAAGGTATGCGATCAGAAGTACGCTGTCGTGTAACTCACCTTCAGGCTGATGGTTTTGGTGTATCTTTTGTTGAACCAACTATTAATTTTATTGAGTTTTTACAAAAGATTGTTGATGATTTATTAGGTTGGCGTATTTTGGGTGAGCGGCGTCAAAATATGCGATTGCCAATAGATGCTAGAATTGTGTGGACCTATAATGGTGTGCAGCAAGAAAATCGCTTAATCAATCTTAGTCACAATGGTGGCTTGGTCGAATCTAGTCAATGCCCACCTTTAAATAGTGAAATATTTGTATACTTACCAGGTTATACTTATGCCACTAGTAATATACACCCAAGCGAGGCTAGAGGTTGCATAGCTCAAGTCATGCATACTGCATACGACCGT
Protein-coding regions in this window:
- a CDS encoding PilZ domain-containing protein, yielding MNPKVTRQHPRITAPVKIFDLSTTPPSKMYSKNIGLGGLMLQTNHRKPVGSLFDIVIEHKGMRSEVRCRVTHLQADGFGVSFVEPTINFIEFLQKIVDDLLGWRILGERRQNMRLPIDARIVWTYNGVQQENRLINLSHNGGLVESSQCPPLNSEIFVYLPGYTYATSNIHPSEARGCIAQVMHTAYDRFGVQFINPSAEFRMAVEEFVRLMRLRQQSNT